In the genome of Paenibacillus pabuli, the window AAGGCACAGATTGGTCAGATTCGGCGTGGCAAGTTCAAGGTATACATCGGTGCTGCGCCAGGTGTGGGAAAAACTTATATGATGCTCCGGGAAGGCAATGATTTGCTTCGCAAGGGCATCGACGTACGGATTGGTCTGTTGGAGACGCATAATCGGACGGAGACGGTGGAGCAGATCGGCCAATTATCCATTATTCCACGGGATCAGCGGGTATACCAGGGGGTGCAGCTTGAGGAAATGGACACTGAAGCAATTCTTCGTCTATGTCCTGAAGTGGTATTGGTGGATGAGCTTGCGCATACGAATGTTCCAGGAAGCACGCAGCAAAAACGGTATGAAGATGTGCAAATCCTGTTGGATGCGGGCATCTCTGTCATCACCACCGTGAATGTACAGCATCTGGAAAGTCTGAACGATGCGGTGGAGCATATTACGGGAATCAGGGTCAGAGAGACAGTGCCGGATCAGGTTTTGCAGATGGCAGATGAGGTCCAGCTTATCGACGTGGCCCCCCAAGCCTTGCGACAACGCATGCGGGAGGGTAAAATCTATGCAGCAGCCAAGGTGGAACAGGCGCTCGGTCATTTCTTTCGCATTGGCAATCTGATTGCCTTACGGGAACTTGCCCTGCGCGAATTGGCCGATGATGTGGATGAACGCCTGGAATCTCAGGACCACAAAAGTGCACTTCGTGGTCCCTGGCGCAGACAGGAAGCGGTCTTTGTCTGCGTAAGCTGTGATGGACATGCGGAACGGCTAATCCGCCGCGGATTCCGCACAGCCTATCGGTTAAAGGCGGTTTGGCATGTGCACCATGTTCACGTAGGCATGGTCATGAATGACGAAGTGAAAAGCCAGTTGGAGGAGCTGGAACAGCTGACCGTTCGACTGGGCGGCAAATTTCATATTCACCATAGCCAGAGGTTGAGAGATGTACCAGGTATTTTGGCGGGAAAAGCTTCTGAAGAAAAAGCAACGCAGTTGGTGGTTGGTCAAGCGAAACGGGTCTGGTGGCTGAACGGCTATCGTGGAAAGGGAACGGTGGTCAGCAGGCTGGTGCGGTTATCCAGACATATGGACGTATTGATTGCTGCGGACTACGATTATGATCTGAGCGGGATGTGAGATGTGCTGTGTCTGAACGGAATAAAGGGGAAGATGTCTGGCTGAAGCTAAACCGTATTCCCAAATATATATGGGTAACCCTTGGCATCACATTGCTAACCATTCTGCTTCATGTGATAGGTATTAGCGATGACCTGGTTAATGTGGGGCTAATTTATCTTTTTCCAGTATTGATCAGCGCTGTGTACTGGGGAATGGGTCCGGCCATATATGCAGCAAGTCTTAGCGTCGTTGCCTTTGATTTCTTTTTTGTTCCGCCGTATCTTAGTTTTACGGTTGAAGATTTAAGGTATATTTTCTCTTTTGTTGTGTATTTGGCGGTGGCGGTGTTAACGGCGAGTCTGGCAGGGCGTTTGCGGCAGCAGTTGGAGGTCGTGAAGCAGCGCGAGGCTACAACGAATTCGCTGTATGCTTTAAGTCGTCAGATGACGGCTGTTACAGATTTGCATACCCTGCTTGGCAACATTGCGAGACAAGTGTCAATGACGCTTGGGGCTTCGGCGGCATTATATCTGCCAAATGTTCAAGGCGAACTCCAGGTTACCTCCTCTTCGAAGGATTCGGATTCAACATCCTGGGGGGAAGGGGAAGCCGAAGTTGCTATTGCCAGATGGGTATATAAACATGGCGAAATCGCCGGACGCGGGTCATCGAGCCTGCGGGAATCAGCGGGTCTGTATGTACCGCTGCGTACAGAGGATCAGATTCATGGGGTGCTCGCCGTGAATCTGGAATCCAGCGATCTTCAGGAGCAGCGGGAAGAGCTGCGTTTGCTGGAAGCGTGCGGCGGGCTGGCAGCAAGCGCCATTGCCCGTGTCAAGCTGGCCGAAGAAGCGAGAATTGCGCAGGTAACGGCTGAATCGGAACGAATTCGTACCGCTTTGCTGGACTCGGTATCCCATGAGCTGCGCACACCCCTTACGGCTATCATTGGTTCTGCTACGGGCCTGCTGGAGAATGATTCTCTTTTTGCCCCGGAGGATCGAAAAGAATTGACTGGAAATATCCGGGATGGAGCGCTGCGCATGAACAGGCTGGTAACCAACTTGCTGGGCATGGTGAAGCTGGAGAGCGGCATGCTGCAGCTGCGCAGGAAATGGTGCGATGTAGGCGACATGATCGGTATTGTGTTATCCCAGGTTCAGCAATTTATTCAGCACCGTCGCATTCGGGTGGAATTGCCGGATCAGCCGTCATTTGTATCCGGCGATGAGGTTTTGCTGGAGCAGGTTCTGGTCAATGTGATCAGCAATGCCATCAAATATTCACCAGAGGACAGTGAGATCGTCATTACGGTGAAGGTGGATGATCTGCATGGACGAATGACCATTGTGGTGGCTGATACGGGTGTGGGGATTCCGGAAGCAGACCGTGAGCGGGTGTTTGAAAAGTTTTATCGTTCCGAATCGTCACGGCATGTGACAGGTACGGGACTTGGGCTTGCCATCTGTAGAGGAATCGTCGAAGTTCACGGAGGTACGATCACCGCAGAACCGAATCCGGGAGGCGGGACGCGGGTATGCATCTGTTTGCCCATAGAGGAACCCGAAGCATCATTCACGTATATGGGACAAGGAGAGGAAGAATGACATGACGGCAACGCAAGGCGCGCGCATATTAATTGTGGATGATGAACCACAAATCCGTAAACTGCTGAAGGTCACGCTTCAGGCGCACCAATTTGAGATTCATGAATGCGCCGACGGTGAAGAAGCGGTCATTCAGGCGAGCATCGTGCATCCTGATCTGATCGTGCTTGATCTGGGCTTGCCCGGTATATCCGGGATGGATGTACTTCAGCGGATACGTGAATGGTCGCAGGTACCGGTCATTGTGCTGACTGCAAAGGATCGCGAAGAGGATAAAATCGCTGCACTGGATGGCGGGGCGGATGATTATGTCACCAAACCCTTTGGCATGGGCGAGCTTGTTGCCCGTATTCGGGTTGCTCTTCGCCATGTAGCCAAAACGACGGATGAGCCGGTATTGCGTTTTGGTCCACTTAAGATTGATCTGGCTCAGAGACAGGTTGATTTGGATGGATCCCCCGTAAAATTGACACCAACCGAGTATGAAATGCTGAAGGTACTTGCAACCCATGCAGGCAAAATTATTACCCAGCGGCAGCTGCTGCAACAAGTGTGGGGAGGGCATCATCATGAATCGGACAGCCATTATTTGCGGGTATATGTCGGACATTTGCGCAAAAAATTGCAGGAAGATCCCACACGTCCCCGTTTTATTCAGACCGAGCCGGGAATCGGCTATCGTTTTCTGCTTCAGGATTAGAGCTGTGATCTGTATTCGTGAAAAAGCGGTTGGAGCCGGAATCTGTACTGTATTCAGTTATTTCAAGTTCATTTTTTTTCGTGGAAAAAATAGCTGAACCTCTGTGCCTGCTGCAATCTCGGAGTGCACACGGATGGTTCCACCGTGCACGTCAGCAATCCAGCGAGCGATGGATAACCCGAGACCGGTACCGCCTTCCATACGTGACCTTACCTTATCTCCGCGATAGAATCGTTCAAAAATATAAGGAAGATCCTCTTTGGATATGCCTATTCCCGTGTCGGATATGCTGATAGACACCTCATTGGATTGAACACGTCCTGTAATCCGGATCTGACCGTCTACCGGAGTATATTTTAGTGCATTATCCAGAAGGATGATGAGCAGTTGACGTATGCGTCCACGATCTCCCCACATCCACAGTGGCTCATCGATCTCCGTCTCAATCTGGATATCCTTGGTCACAGCCAGCAGTTTGAATTGCTCAGCCAATTCAAGCAGTACATGATCCAGCCGAATCATGGCGGAATCAATCTGCAACTGGTTGGAATCGGTGCGAGCGAGTGTAAGCAGGTTGTCCAGCAGCTTGCTCATCCGTTTGCTTTCCTGAAGAATAACGGCAATATGGGGGCTTTCCTCTTCAATGGACCGAGTCGGATGTTGAAGCAACAATTCCGTCTCCGCATGGATAATTGCTGTAGGTGTCCGCAGTTCGTGCGAGGCATCGGCAACAAAGCGCTGCTGCTTTTCCCAAGATCTTCGGATTGGTACAAGCGCTCGGCCCGCAAGAAATAATCCGGCGAGAAGCGATATAAGCACACCGGATATAACCCCCATCGCAAGATCACGCAACAACGAATTCAGCGTATGATTCACATCCTCCAAGCTCCTGACAATACTTACGGTTACGGTGCTATCCGTTTCCTTGGCGAGGATACGTGTCCGAAGAACTCGGTAGTTATGATCACGCAATCTCAAGGTTTGGGGTGAGTGCACTTCAGCTAGATGTTGAAAGAGAATGGCTGTCTCCGGCGTAAATGACTGGCGTGGCATTTGACCCAGCAATCGTCCCTCATGATCCCAGAAAAGATAGGTTGTGCGCTCATCCTGCTGCGGATCTGAGTTGGCAGACTCCAGCAGTTCAGACAGACTATAAAAAGATTGAATCCGGAGTTTAGCCTGCTCCAAAATTTCATCCATATCATGGAGCAATCGAAATCGCATATGAACATACAGCAGGGAACCCAAAACCGTAAGTACTAGCAGAAACACAACGGTGTTTAGTATGACCAATCTTCGGCGAATGTGATTAAACATAAGGCGCCCCTTTAAATAAATATCCGATACCACGTACCGTCTGGAGTGAAAGATCCGCATCGCTACCTGCCAGTTTTTTTCGCAGGTGATGAATATATACATCTACAGCACTGGTAGCTGAGCCAGAGTCAAATCCCCATACGCGGTCGAAAATTTGTTCCCTGGTCAGAATTTGATCCTTATGACACATCAAAAACTCCAGCAATTTATATTCTGTCGTGGTTAGATTCAGTTGGTTTTCTCCGTTATAAGCTTCTTTGGTAGCAGACACCAAACGGATTGGCCCCCAAACCAGCTCTCCTTCTTGACCGAGCGTACCATGTCTTCTTAACACCGCTCTTGTGCGAGCCATTAATTCCGAGACTGCAAAGGGCTTTGTTACATAATCATCCGCTCCTGCATCCAGACCGGCTACCCGGTCCTCGACGGCATCTCTGGCAGTAACAAGGATAATGGGGACCCGATTGGACTGGGATCTCAGTTTTTTTACAATCTCCACCCCGCTAAGACCAGGAAGCATGACATCCAAAATGATCAGATCATGAATGGCCTGCTCAGCCAAATAATAGCCTTCATCCCCGGTCTCGACACCATCTGTCACAAATGACTCATTCTCAAAAATATCACGAATGGCCCTCAGCAGGGATGGGTCATCCTCTATGATAAGTACTCGCATCAAACCTCCACCTTTCACCATTCCAATAATGTGTGGATTTTAAGAAAATTTAAATAATTCGCTCCTATACTGAAATTATCGACAACGTCTTACAGCGTTCATTCGTACTGGAGGAATATAAATGGCGAAGATGGACAAAAAATGGGTTGTATTATGTTCGACTGCAGTGGCTGCCGTATATGCAACAGGTTATTTTATAACAGAGACTGAGGCTGTCATACAACCGTCATTACAGCAAAATCAAGTTAACACTCTGACAAATCAGATGTCAACTGGAAGCAATAGTGAAACATCCAGAACTGCGGTTACAGCTAATGAGGTGAAGTCGACAGATAAGGTGCAGCAAACAAGTGTTTATCGGGATGGAGTTTACGAGGGAATAGGGAGCAATCGTCGCGGTTCCATCCAGGTGACTGTTACTATACAGAAAGACAAAATCACAGATGTGGAAATAAGTCAGTTTGCCATGCATTACTCCGAGCAGGACGTGGTGAATATGCCAGATGAAGTCATGAACAAACAGAGTGCACAAGTGAATAATGTTTCCGGGGCCACATACAGCACTGAAGCATTCTCATCCGCTGTACAGGATGCACTGGATCAGGCGCGCAACACATGATAATGAGAAAAAGGAAGCTTTTTATGGATACCGTAGTCGATATCCAGGTGGTCACAGGGTCAGAGACAAGTTCATTATCTGAATCGGTAGTGTCCAAGATCGATCGTGCCTTTAATGCCTTTCGACATGTGGAACAGGCGTGTAGTCGGTTCAGTTCAGACAGTGAGTTGATGAAAGCATGCACACAGATTGCAATCCCGGTCGGAATCAGTCCGTTTCTGTTTGAGCCCCTGAAGCTGGCCTTGGACATGGCTGAATGGACTAAAGGTGTATTTGATCCAACGATTGGAAAAATGATGGAGATGCACGGTTTTAACCGTCATTATCTGACGCAGCGGCGCATGAACAGCTTTGTTGCAGAGACTGTGAACTACCAGGACATCGTACTTGATGAATTCAATCACACCCTCATGCTGCGAAGACCATTGGTCATAGATCTGGGTGCGGTAGCCAAAGGATTTGCTATTGACCTGGCTGCGCAGGAATTGCAAGGTTTTGACGGTTTTGTTGTGAATGCGGGCGGGGATATCTATGCAGGAGGATTGAATGAGCGAGGGGAGCCCTGGGAAATCGGGATACAACATCCCGAACATAAAGGGGAGGTTATTTGCTCCCTGACCCTTTCCAATGAAGCCGCTTGTACTTCCGGAAGTTATGAGCGAAGGAGTGCAATAACCGATGATATCCATCATCTGATTGATCCGGTAACTGGACACTCTCCAAAGGAGTGGGTCAGTTCGACTGTCATTGCACCGTATGCGATGATGGCAGATGTTTTTTCAAGTGCAGTGATGTTGCTGGGAATGGAAGACGGAAGGAAGTTAATCCATCTGGCCGATGTGCGGGCAATTTTGATTACTTCAGATTTACAACTTATTCGGGAAGGAGGCGTATGGAAGTGACTTTACAGAAATGGATGAAATCACCGAAAGGTTATGTGGCCATGGCCATGACAGCCTATCTCGTCATTGCCTCTATAGCAGTGTTTGATATTAAAGGTATAATACACGGTTTGGTTGCTGTGGGCGTGGCTATGATTGTAGATGTACTTTTTGGTCTCGTGAATCGGAAGAAGAGGATGCTGCCGGATGGAGCGATCATCACGGGTCTGATTGTGGCCCTGATCCTGAGCACTTCCGCTTCGTGGGTTGTTGTGGCTGCAACCGTAATTCTGGCAATCGTATCGAAGTATGTATTGGTATCTCGCAACAAACCGATTTTTAACCCGGCAGCTATGGGACTGCTGTTATCGGTTCTGATCTTCGGGACGGGGGAAAGCTGGTGGGGTGCTTTTGGTGACTTGCCCGTGTGGATGATAGCGCTCCTTCTCATCGGTGGTTATGCTATAACGGGACGCGTCAACAAGTTCCCTCAGATTTTTTCCTTTTTGGGAACGTACTTTGTACTGTTGTCATTGATGGGGCTGTTTCATACTGGAGATGCAGGGAATGCGCTTCGTGCTCCATTTATCAACGCTGTTCTTTTTTGTGGATTCTTCATGGTTACTGATCTGCCAACATCCCCGGCCAAAACGAAGGATCAACTGGTTTTTGGAGTCCTCGCATCCGTAGTGGGGGCGCTGGTTTATGGATTGTTTGGCGGTTTAATGTATTTGTTTATTGGACTGTTATGTGCGAATCTGTATCATTTTCTGCGTACACGCTATACTTTTTTTCTATAAATAAATTACTTCAAGTTGAATTCCAGCGATAGCAAGCTGAAAGCGCCGTGTCCTGAATTAGCACAGGGCACGGCGCTTTTTTTGATTATGACGTGTACTTTGGCAGCCAGTCCCCGTGAGCTTCGATCAATTCATCACACATTGCGACGATATCATCGATGGACAGCTCTGCGGCTGTGTGCGGGTCAAGCATGGCGGCATGATAGATATGTTCCTTTTTGCCCGTAATTGCTGCTTCGATAGTCAACAGTTGGGTGTTAATATTCGTGCGGTTCAATGCCGCAAGTTGTGGAGGCAGGTCCCCGATATACGTCGGGCTGATACCTGATCCATCAACAAGACAAGGTACCTCAACGCAAGCTTCACGAGGCAGATTAGTGATCAGTCCGTTATTCATGACATTACCGCCGATTTTGTAAGGGCGATCGGTCTCCATGGCCTCCATAATATGCGAAGCGTATTCCCGGCTGCGCGTATGTTCAATATTTTCGCTGGATAACAGCTTCTCACGCATTTCCTTCCAGCCTTCAATCTGGTTCACGCAGCGGCGCGGATACTCATCAAGCGGAATGTTGAAGCGTTCGATCAGCTCCGGATAGTTTCGTTTGATGAAATACGGATGGTATTCGGCATTATGCTCGGAGGACTCGGTTACATAGTATCCAAAGCGCTGCATCAGCTCATAACGGACCATGTCATTATGCTGTTCTTTCTGCTTTTCCTTCGCCAGACGTTTAATTTCCGGATATAGATCCTGACCATCTCGTGTGACTTCCAGGAGCCAGGCCATATGGTTGATACCCGCAACCTTCGCGACTACACCCGTCTGATCGATCCCCAGTGCATCAAACAGATGCGGCACACACACCTGTACACTGTGACACAGACCTACGGTCTTGATTCCGCCATGCACGTTCATGACATTGGTCAGTACCGCCATTGGGTTGGTATAGTTCAGGAACCACGCATCCGGGCACACTTCCTGCATATCCCGTGCAAAGTCGAGCATCACCGGAATTGTCCGCAAATTACGGAAGATCCCGCCAATCCCGAGCGTATCGGCAATCGTCTGACGCAATCCATATTTCTTCGGAATTTCAAAATCCGTAATGGTACATGGATCATACCCGCCTACTTGAATAGCATTAATTACATATTTGGCTCCGCGCAGTGCTTCCTTGCGGTCGGTATAGGCTTTGATGGCACAACCGCTTCCGAGCGAACGGGCCATACTGGTAAGCAAACGCTCTGAGTCGCTTAGACGTTCAGCATCAATATCGAACAACGCCAGCTCAAAATCCTGCAGTGCTTCGGTCATCATGACATCACCCAATACATTTTTGACAAAAACGGTGCTTCCTGCACCGAGGAACGTAATTTTGTTCATCTCAAGTTCAGCCTCCCTGAATAAATGGTGTACCTCCAATATAGGTGGATCGGTCCAATATAACTATGGCTCAACCTCTTATAAACATGGCATAATCCCATTTATGGATTCGCTTACAGCTAATAATTGGCCCGTTTACCTGTTATAATTTTATTGAGGAAATGGCCCGTTTGTAATGAATAGAGGGAGTGAGAATGTTGGAACTGATCGAAACGAACGTGGTTCCTATGGATTTGACGCAGATGGAATTGGTACTGTTGTTTTTTGGTTGGCAGGTATGTGATCCGTCACATTATTGGGGGCCGGGTGTTCGGGATGCCTATATTGTTCATTACATTCATGAAGGACGAGGCACTGTATACATGGCAGATCAGCAATATGAGCTTACACAGGGTCAGGGATTTGTGATTCTTCCAGACACGCTTATTCATTATGAAGCGGATGCGAAGGAGCCGTGGACGTATTCCTGGTTCGGGTTCAAAGGAGTTCATGCCAAGGCGTTCATGCAGCGGGCTCACATCAGTCCGGAACATCCTGTATTTGATGCCAGAGATGCAAATACATTTGACTGCCTGTATACCGAGATGGTTCAAGCATCCACGCGCACCGGGGGAGATGTGTTCAACCAGAGCCTGCTGTACCGGCTGATCGCTGAACTGATCGCCTCTTCTCCCGCAGGAGAGCAGCTGCAAAGGCCTCTGTCGACCAAAGAGGAATACATCAGGCAGGCCGTTCAGTTTATGGAGAACAGGTACAGTCAGAGAACTTCAATCCTGGATATAGCCCGAGCCGTAGGTTTGGATCGCACATATCTGTCAGGGCTTTTCAAGGAGAGGTATGGCAAGTCATTACAGGCTTTCTTTCTCGAATACCGGATGAATCGAGCAGCTGAACTGCTGCAGCATTCGGCTCTATCGGTTAGCGAAGTGGCCCATTCGGTAGGGTACACAGATCCGTTGTTATTTTCCAAGATGTTCAAGCGAGTGACGGGTGTGTCTCCGAAAGGGTCAAGAAGTATGGAACAGGGGGAATAGGTGCCACTGCTTCACAATAATAGAACCCAATTTGTCCATAATTATTAACACTCTACCATGCAAAAAAAGGCCACGAATCTGAGGATTCATAGCCTTATACTTTATGGTGAATAGACAGGATCAGCGATATGACGAAAATCAGGCAATCGACGTTCCGTTCGGTAAAGCCTGGTCCGGCGTTAACAATACAACGTCACCTTCACCGGGCACGCCGCCCAGCACCAGTACTTCTGATACAAAACCGGCAATTCGGCGCGGTGGGAAATTGACTACAGCAATAACCTGCTTGCCGATCATCATGTCGGGGGTGTAGCGTTGCGTAATTTGAGCGCTCGAACGTTTAAGGCCAAGTGGGCCGAAATCGATGGTCATTTTAATGGCAGGGATGCGTGCCTTTGGAAAAGGTTCGGCTTCCACGACGGTACCAACGCGGATATCATGCTGTATAAACTCTTCAAAAGTAGCCATGTTGCAATGTCTCCTTTCAGTTATGGAGTCCATTATAAAATAGAAGTACCCAAAAAATCCAGATTGCGCTAATCGCAACCTGGATTTTAATGGTCATGTTGTATGAGCGATGCCCGTTTTTGTATCACTCAAACGTGAGCAGAGCAGAACGCCTGATGCAGAAGCAACATCATAATAAATTATGCGCCATTCCACTTTTCACCGGTCAGATATTTTTCAGTCAGGATGGATAACATCTGAATACCGACTTCATTATGTCCACCTTCGGGAATGATGATGTCTGCATACTTTTTGGAAGGCTCGATAAAAGCATCATGCATCGGTTTAACGGTTTCGAGATATTGTTTGTATACGGATTGAATCGTACGGCCGCGTTCTTCCATATCCCGCAGTACTCTGCGCAGAATACGCACATCGGAATCCGTATCAACAAATACCTTGATATCCAGAAGGGCGCGCAGATGTTCATCGATCAGGACATGCAGTCCTTCCACAATCACGATATGGTTCGGTGCCAGTTCCATCGTTTCATCAGCGGCACGGTTATCTATGGTGAAGTCATATACGGGAGCATATGCCGTTTGTCCTTGTTTTAACAGGGTAAGATGCTCAATTAGCAGATCATTATCGAATGCAAACGGATGATCGTAATTGGTGAGTCGACGTTGCTCAGGGGTGAGCTGCGACTGATCTTTGTAATAGTTGTCTTGGGATATGAAAGTCACTTTGCCCGATCCAAGACGGTCTATGACGGAGCGAGCTACCGTCGTTTTACCGGAGCCGGTTCCTCCGGCGATACCAATAATGAGCATGATTGTTCCATAAACCTCCCTAGATTAACAGCGCGCATGGATAAATGTTGAATGAATCAGAATGGATTCACAACTGTACCCCTATGTCTGTCGGTGAATACACAATTCTTTTATTGTACCATAGCGCATCACTTTTTTCATCTGAGGGAGTTCACCATATTTTGTCTGCATGCAAGTCCAGATTTAAGAGGGAACCGTCCTCTACGAATGTTTCTGATGGGAACGGTTCGGGAGCCTCCATGGGTGGATTAGGTCCTGGCACATCGTAACTTTTGTAAGCCTGTGAAAAATGAGATAACCTATGATGCTGCCCGCTGTATTGGCAATCAGATCGTTTATGTCAGTAGAACGGCCATTACCGAGGGTAACCCGGATGATAAGCTGCAGCACTTCTATGGAAAAACTGAAGATCAATCCGATTCGTGCGGCTTCCCTCACGGAGTCTAACGAAGGCTTGACCAGAGGAAGCATGAAGCCAAGCGGCAGAAACAGCAAGATATTCAATGCAAAACTGGGGATATCCAACGTCAGAATGGGAATGAACTGGATCGTTTTGTACCAGGGCGTTTGATTGGCATATATACCTAAATTGATATCAATGGGGAAGAAGACCAAATGCATGACT includes:
- a CDS encoding ATP-binding protein; its protein translation is MSERNKGEDVWLKLNRIPKYIWVTLGITLLTILLHVIGISDDLVNVGLIYLFPVLISAVYWGMGPAIYAASLSVVAFDFFFVPPYLSFTVEDLRYIFSFVVYLAVAVLTASLAGRLRQQLEVVKQREATTNSLYALSRQMTAVTDLHTLLGNIARQVSMTLGASAALYLPNVQGELQVTSSSKDSDSTSWGEGEAEVAIARWVYKHGEIAGRGSSSLRESAGLYVPLRTEDQIHGVLAVNLESSDLQEQREELRLLEACGGLAASAIARVKLAEEARIAQVTAESERIRTALLDSVSHELRTPLTAIIGSATGLLENDSLFAPEDRKELTGNIRDGALRMNRLVTNLLGMVKLESGMLQLRRKWCDVGDMIGIVLSQVQQFIQHRRIRVELPDQPSFVSGDEVLLEQVLVNVISNAIKYSPEDSEIVITVKVDDLHGRMTIVVADTGVGIPEADRERVFEKFYRSESSRHVTGTGLGLAICRGIVEVHGGTITAEPNPGGGTRVCICLPIEEPEASFTYMGQGEEE
- a CDS encoding response regulator; its protein translation is MTATQGARILIVDDEPQIRKLLKVTLQAHQFEIHECADGEEAVIQASIVHPDLIVLDLGLPGISGMDVLQRIREWSQVPVIVLTAKDREEDKIAALDGGADDYVTKPFGMGELVARIRVALRHVAKTTDEPVLRFGPLKIDLAQRQVDLDGSPVKLTPTEYEMLKVLATHAGKIITQRQLLQQVWGGHHHESDSHYLRVYVGHLRKKLQEDPTRPRFIQTEPGIGYRFLLQD
- a CDS encoding sensor histidine kinase, whose translation is MFNHIRRRLVILNTVVFLLVLTVLGSLLYVHMRFRLLHDMDEILEQAKLRIQSFYSLSELLESANSDPQQDERTTYLFWDHEGRLLGQMPRQSFTPETAILFQHLAEVHSPQTLRLRDHNYRVLRTRILAKETDSTVTVSIVRSLEDVNHTLNSLLRDLAMGVISGVLISLLAGLFLAGRALVPIRRSWEKQQRFVADASHELRTPTAIIHAETELLLQHPTRSIEEESPHIAVILQESKRMSKLLDNLLTLARTDSNQLQIDSAMIRLDHVLLELAEQFKLLAVTKDIQIETEIDEPLWMWGDRGRIRQLLIILLDNALKYTPVDGQIRITGRVQSNEVSISISDTGIGISKEDLPYIFERFYRGDKVRSRMEGGTGLGLSIARWIADVHGGTIRVHSEIAAGTEVQLFFPRKKMNLK
- a CDS encoding response regulator transcription factor, whose translation is MRVLIIEDDPSLLRAIRDIFENESFVTDGVETGDEGYYLAEQAIHDLIILDVMLPGLSGVEIVKKLRSQSNRVPIILVTARDAVEDRVAGLDAGADDYVTKPFAVSELMARTRAVLRRHGTLGQEGELVWGPIRLVSATKEAYNGENQLNLTTTEYKLLEFLMCHKDQILTREQIFDRVWGFDSGSATSAVDVYIHHLRKKLAGSDADLSLQTVRGIGYLFKGAPYV
- a CDS encoding FMN-binding protein is translated as MAKMDKKWVVLCSTAVAAVYATGYFITETEAVIQPSLQQNQVNTLTNQMSTGSNSETSRTAVTANEVKSTDKVQQTSVYRDGVYEGIGSNRRGSIQVTVTIQKDKITDVEISQFAMHYSEQDVVNMPDEVMNKQSAQVNNVSGATYSTEAFSSAVQDALDQARNT
- a CDS encoding FAD:protein FMN transferase, producing MDTVVDIQVVTGSETSSLSESVVSKIDRAFNAFRHVEQACSRFSSDSELMKACTQIAIPVGISPFLFEPLKLALDMAEWTKGVFDPTIGKMMEMHGFNRHYLTQRRMNSFVAETVNYQDIVLDEFNHTLMLRRPLVIDLGAVAKGFAIDLAAQELQGFDGFVVNAGGDIYAGGLNERGEPWEIGIQHPEHKGEVICSLTLSNEAACTSGSYERRSAITDDIHHLIDPVTGHSPKEWVSSTVIAPYAMMADVFSSAVMLLGMEDGRKLIHLADVRAILITSDLQLIREGGVWK
- a CDS encoding RnfABCDGE type electron transport complex subunit D; the protein is MTLQKWMKSPKGYVAMAMTAYLVIASIAVFDIKGIIHGLVAVGVAMIVDVLFGLVNRKKRMLPDGAIITGLIVALILSTSASWVVVAATVILAIVSKYVLVSRNKPIFNPAAMGLLLSVLIFGTGESWWGAFGDLPVWMIALLLIGGYAITGRVNKFPQIFSFLGTYFVLLSLMGLFHTGDAGNALRAPFINAVLFCGFFMVTDLPTSPAKTKDQLVFGVLASVVGALVYGLFGGLMYLFIGLLCANLYHFLRTRYTFFL
- a CDS encoding alpha-glucosidase/alpha-galactosidase; this translates as MNKITFLGAGSTVFVKNVLGDVMMTEALQDFELALFDIDAERLSDSERLLTSMARSLGSGCAIKAYTDRKEALRGAKYVINAIQVGGYDPCTITDFEIPKKYGLRQTIADTLGIGGIFRNLRTIPVMLDFARDMQEVCPDAWFLNYTNPMAVLTNVMNVHGGIKTVGLCHSVQVCVPHLFDALGIDQTGVVAKVAGINHMAWLLEVTRDGQDLYPEIKRLAKEKQKEQHNDMVRYELMQRFGYYVTESSEHNAEYHPYFIKRNYPELIERFNIPLDEYPRRCVNQIEGWKEMREKLLSSENIEHTRSREYASHIMEAMETDRPYKIGGNVMNNGLITNLPREACVEVPCLVDGSGISPTYIGDLPPQLAALNRTNINTQLLTIEAAITGKKEHIYHAAMLDPHTAAELSIDDIVAMCDELIEAHGDWLPKYTS
- a CDS encoding AraC family transcriptional regulator, whose protein sequence is MLELIETNVVPMDLTQMELVLLFFGWQVCDPSHYWGPGVRDAYIVHYIHEGRGTVYMADQQYELTQGQGFVILPDTLIHYEADAKEPWTYSWFGFKGVHAKAFMQRAHISPEHPVFDARDANTFDCLYTEMVQASTRTGGDVFNQSLLYRLIAELIASSPAGEQLQRPLSTKEEYIRQAVQFMENRYSQRTSILDIARAVGLDRTYLSGLFKERYGKSLQAFFLEYRMNRAAELLQHSALSVSEVAHSVGYTDPLLFSKMFKRVTGVSPKGSRSMEQGE
- the csaA gene encoding chaperone CsaA, with the translated sequence MATFEEFIQHDIRVGTVVEAEPFPKARIPAIKMTIDFGPLGLKRSSAQITQRYTPDMMIGKQVIAVVNFPPRRIAGFVSEVLVLGGVPGEGDVVLLTPDQALPNGTSIA
- the udk gene encoding uridine kinase, whose product is MLIIGIAGGTGSGKTTVARSVIDRLGSGKVTFISQDNYYKDQSQLTPEQRRLTNYDHPFAFDNDLLIEHLTLLKQGQTAYAPVYDFTIDNRAADETMELAPNHIVIVEGLHVLIDEHLRALLDIKVFVDTDSDVRILRRVLRDMEERGRTIQSVYKQYLETVKPMHDAFIEPSKKYADIIIPEGGHNEVGIQMLSILTEKYLTGEKWNGA